One Streptomyces sp. NBC_00223 genomic window carries:
- a CDS encoding glutamate-5-semialdehyde dehydrogenase has translation MDIPSPLPKSPVLLAAYRARAAAAELAPQPRSAKDDALLAIADALIVRTQEIVAANGEDVAKARAAGTSEAIIDRLTLTRERVAAIAADVRHVAGLPDPVGEVLRGSTLPNGLDLRQVRVPLGVVGIIYEARPNVTVDAAALCLKSGNAVLLRGSASAYASNTALVTVLRDAVGGAGLPADAVQLVPGESRESVTELMRARGLVDVLIPRGGASLIRTVVEGSTVPVIETGTGNCHVYVDAEADLDMAVAILVNSKAQRPSVCNAAETLLVHRDIADRFLPRALDALAEAGVTVHGDPRVVSLAESSGSKATVVAVTAEDWETEYLSYDIAAGVVDSLEAAVAHIRLWSSGHTEAIVTTSQPAARRFTQLVDAAAVMVNASTRFTDGGQFGFGAEIGISTQKLHARGPMGLPELTSTKYVVTGDGHIR, from the coding sequence ATGGACATCCCTTCGCCGCTCCCCAAGTCCCCCGTGCTGCTCGCGGCCTACCGTGCGCGGGCCGCCGCCGCGGAGCTGGCCCCGCAGCCCAGGTCGGCCAAGGACGACGCCCTGCTGGCCATCGCGGACGCCCTCATCGTCCGCACCCAGGAGATCGTCGCGGCGAACGGCGAGGACGTGGCCAAGGCCCGGGCCGCCGGCACCAGCGAGGCCATCATCGACCGGCTGACCCTCACCCGGGAGCGGGTCGCCGCGATCGCCGCCGACGTCCGGCACGTCGCGGGCCTGCCCGACCCGGTCGGCGAGGTGCTGCGCGGCTCGACCCTCCCCAACGGCCTGGACCTGCGTCAGGTCCGGGTGCCGCTGGGCGTCGTCGGCATCATCTACGAGGCCCGGCCGAATGTCACCGTGGACGCCGCCGCCCTGTGCCTGAAGTCCGGCAACGCGGTGCTGCTGCGCGGCTCGGCCTCCGCCTACGCCTCGAACACCGCGCTGGTCACCGTGCTGCGCGACGCGGTCGGCGGCGCCGGGCTGCCCGCCGACGCCGTACAGCTCGTCCCCGGCGAGAGCCGTGAGTCGGTCACCGAGCTGATGCGCGCCCGCGGCCTGGTGGACGTCCTGATCCCGCGCGGCGGCGCCTCCCTGATCCGTACGGTCGTCGAGGGCTCCACCGTCCCGGTGATCGAGACCGGCACCGGCAACTGCCATGTGTACGTGGACGCGGAGGCCGACCTGGACATGGCCGTCGCCATCCTGGTCAACTCCAAGGCCCAGCGGCCCAGCGTGTGCAACGCGGCCGAGACCCTGCTGGTCCACCGCGACATCGCGGACCGCTTCCTGCCCCGCGCGCTGGACGCGCTGGCCGAGGCCGGCGTCACCGTGCACGGCGACCCGCGGGTGGTGTCGCTCGCCGAGTCCTCCGGCAGCAAGGCCACCGTCGTCGCGGTCACCGCCGAGGACTGGGAGACCGAGTATCTGTCGTACGACATCGCCGCCGGGGTGGTCGACTCGCTGGAGGCGGCCGTCGCCCACATCAGGCTCTGGTCGTCGGGACACACCGAGGCCATCGTGACCACCTCGCAGCCCGCGGCGCGCCGCTTCACCCAACTGGTCGACGCGGCGGCGGTGATGGTGAACGCCTCCACCCGCTTCACCGACGGCGGCCAGTTCGGCTTCGGCGCGGAGATCGGCATCTCCACCCAGAAGCTGCACGCCCGCGGTCCCATGGGCCTGCCCGAGCTGACCTCCACCAAGTACGTGGTCACCGGAGACGGCCACATCCGCTGA
- the proB gene encoding glutamate 5-kinase: protein MVEARRVVVKVGSSSLTTAAGGLDADRVDALVDVLAKASGDRQIVLVSSGAIAAGLAPLGLDRRPRDLARQQAAASVGQGLLVARYTASFARYGIRVGQVLLTSDDVSRRAHYRNAYRTLDQLLSMGALPVVNENDTVATDEIRFGDNDRLAALVAHLVRADLLVLLSDVDGLYDGDPRTPGTTRIAEITGPGDLAGVSIGSVGRAGVGTGGMVTKVEAAAIATGAGVPVVLTSAVHAADALAGRPTGTYFHRTGKRSADRLLWLAHASTPRGALRLDAGAVAAVTERGSSLLPAGLTGVEGTFVAGDPVDLLDESGRAVARGLVNFDARELPRLLGRSTRDLAKELGPAYEREVVHRDDLVLLRS, encoded by the coding sequence GTGGTGGAGGCCCGCAGGGTCGTGGTCAAGGTCGGCTCCTCGTCGCTGACCACGGCGGCCGGCGGGCTGGACGCGGACCGGGTGGACGCCCTGGTGGACGTCCTGGCCAAGGCCAGCGGGGACCGGCAGATCGTGCTGGTCTCCTCCGGCGCCATCGCCGCCGGACTCGCCCCGCTCGGCCTCGACCGCCGCCCGCGCGACCTGGCCAGGCAGCAGGCCGCCGCCAGCGTCGGCCAGGGCCTGCTGGTCGCCCGCTACACCGCCTCCTTCGCCCGCTACGGCATCCGAGTCGGCCAGGTGCTGCTGACCTCCGACGACGTCAGCCGCCGCGCCCACTACCGCAACGCCTACCGCACCCTGGACCAGCTGCTGTCGATGGGCGCCCTGCCGGTCGTCAACGAGAACGACACCGTCGCCACCGACGAGATCCGCTTCGGCGACAACGACCGGCTGGCCGCCCTGGTCGCCCATCTGGTCCGCGCCGACCTGCTGGTGCTGCTCTCCGACGTCGACGGCCTCTACGACGGCGACCCCCGCACCCCCGGCACCACCCGGATCGCCGAGATCACCGGTCCTGGCGACCTCGCCGGGGTCTCCATCGGCAGCGTGGGCCGGGCCGGGGTCGGCACCGGTGGCATGGTCACCAAGGTCGAGGCGGCCGCCATCGCCACCGGCGCCGGGGTGCCGGTCGTGCTCACCTCCGCCGTGCACGCCGCCGACGCGCTCGCCGGGCGGCCCACCGGCACGTACTTCCACCGCACCGGCAAGCGCTCCGCCGACCGGCTGCTGTGGCTCGCGCACGCCTCCACCCCGCGCGGCGCGCTGCGGCTGGACGCGGGGGCGGTGGCCGCGGTCACCGAGCGCGGCAGCTCGCTGCTGCCCGCCGGGCTCACCGGGGTCGAGGGCACCTTCGTCGCCGGCGACCCGGTGGACCTGCTGGACGAGTCGGGGCGGGCGGTGGCCCGCGGCCTGGTCAACTTCGACGCCCGCGAGCTGCCCCGGCTGCTCGGCCGCTCCACCCGGGACCTCGCCAAGGAGCTGGGGCCCGCCTACGAACGCGAGGTCGTTCACCGTGACGACCTCGTACTCCTGCGCTCCTAG
- the galE gene encoding UDP-glucose 4-epimerase GalE: MWLITGGAGYIGSHVVRALTAAGERVVVLDDLSTGDASRLPADVPLERGTVLDRPLLDRVLRDHAVDGIVHIAARKQVGESVERPLWYFRENVEGLRTVLEAAVDAGVRRFVFSSSAAVYGMPDADLVTESTPCDPINPYGETKLAGERLVAAVGRAHGMATASLRYFNVAGAATPELGDPGVFNLVAMVFDRIGRGEPPLIFGTDYPTPDGTCVRDYVHVEDIASAHVAAARRLSRDPSAALVLNIGRGEGVSVAEMVGIIREVSGHTGLAPVTAPRRPGDPARVVASAESITKELDWTATHDVRQMVTSAWAGWLLRHPE, encoded by the coding sequence ATGTGGTTGATCACCGGCGGTGCCGGATACATCGGTTCCCATGTGGTCAGGGCGTTGACGGCGGCAGGTGAGCGGGTGGTCGTCCTTGACGACCTGAGCACCGGCGACGCGTCGAGGCTGCCCGCCGATGTCCCGCTGGAGCGCGGCACCGTACTCGACCGCCCGCTGCTCGACCGGGTGCTGCGCGACCACGCGGTGGACGGCATCGTGCACATAGCCGCCCGCAAGCAGGTCGGCGAGTCCGTCGAACGCCCCCTGTGGTACTTCCGGGAGAACGTCGAGGGGCTGCGGACCGTACTCGAGGCGGCCGTCGACGCCGGGGTGCGCCGCTTCGTCTTCTCCTCCTCCGCCGCGGTGTACGGGATGCCGGACGCCGACCTGGTGACCGAGTCGACCCCCTGCGACCCGATCAACCCCTACGGCGAGACCAAGCTCGCGGGCGAGCGGCTGGTCGCCGCCGTCGGCCGGGCGCACGGCATGGCGACCGCCTCCCTGCGCTACTTCAACGTCGCGGGCGCGGCCACCCCCGAACTCGGCGACCCCGGGGTCTTCAACCTGGTCGCGATGGTCTTCGACCGCATCGGCCGGGGCGAGCCGCCGCTGATCTTCGGCACCGACTACCCGACGCCCGACGGCACCTGCGTACGCGACTACGTGCACGTCGAGGACATCGCCTCCGCGCACGTCGCCGCCGCCCGCCGGCTGAGCCGGGACCCCTCGGCCGCGCTGGTGCTGAACATCGGCCGGGGCGAGGGCGTCTCGGTGGCCGAGATGGTCGGCATCATCCGTGAGGTTTCCGGCCACACTGGACTCGCACCCGTGACGGCCCCGCGCCGCCCCGGCGACCCGGCCCGCGTCGTCGCCTCCGCCGAGTCGATCACCAAGGAGCTGGACTGGACGGCGACCCACGACGTCCGGCAGATGGTGACCTCGGCCTGGGCGGGCTGGCTGCTGCGGCACCCGGAGTGA
- a CDS encoding glycosyltransferase family 2 protein: MPVKVSVVVPVYNPGKYIDPCVSSLLGQTLPAEDVELLFVDDGSTDDSPARLDQLAVEHPQVRVVHLANSGWPGKPRNIGVAEARGEYVQFLDQDDHMAPDALRRLYELGHRNSSDIVIGKVASNFRGVPHGVFRITREKCTLRDAPLVDSLTPHKMFRTAFLREHGIAYAEGKRRLEDQLYMMTAYFAAKNVSVLGDYTCYHYSKRDDGKNAGSAKIVPSGYYDNLRDVLDVVIANTEPGAFRDSLLRRFYRVEMLGRLSEPSVLGYEPAFLDEMVGAVHALAADHIGDGVHDGLGALSRLRSTLLRRKDPAKLVEAARRAASVKGHARLEGFAWENGRIAIDVTARLRHADGTPFTLLRDEDRYYLHPDLLKGLLEDGERIEVTDEVKSFRAEVHLRDRETAVEWTCPASFETRIEEVPGEEIPAEAAQAAEAAEGAEAAEGAEAAEGEVPAAVDVPAADGTPAEAAPAAAPGGDTPPAEAAPPGGTARPDADPAAGTPCEVVLRGTAWLDPKQVKGRPALTRGMWDVWVPVRGLGLSRKARLGADRDAGVDAHCLPALLGSPAVPTVPYFTDPHGNLTLDVDRRGKRLGGALAGRPALRMPGARGLEIELPVVALPGTAPSVAVLLVRGQGEDAPCCELPALVEPFGGRVHLRAGDRLDPAGRAALGAGTWALSARLDGPHGPELPIGRVHVDAGGRVRLCDELGTVDSAVARTALAQRRRADRRALVHRFSHPLTRRLSAATRARLRLLAVRLGL; this comes from the coding sequence ATGCCGGTCAAGGTCAGCGTCGTCGTCCCGGTCTACAACCCGGGCAAGTACATCGACCCGTGCGTCAGCTCCCTGCTCGGGCAGACGCTCCCCGCGGAGGACGTGGAACTCCTCTTCGTGGACGACGGCTCGACCGACGACTCCCCGGCCCGCCTGGACCAACTGGCGGTGGAACACCCGCAGGTCAGGGTGGTCCACCTCGCCAACTCCGGCTGGCCGGGCAAGCCCCGCAACATCGGCGTCGCCGAGGCACGCGGGGAGTACGTCCAGTTCCTCGACCAGGACGACCACATGGCGCCCGACGCGCTGCGGCGGCTGTACGAACTGGGCCACCGCAACAGCTCGGACATCGTCATCGGCAAGGTGGCCAGCAACTTCCGCGGCGTCCCGCACGGTGTCTTCCGGATCACCCGCGAGAAGTGCACCCTGCGCGACGCCCCGCTGGTGGACAGCCTGACGCCGCACAAGATGTTCCGCACCGCGTTCCTGCGCGAGCACGGCATCGCCTACGCCGAGGGCAAGCGGCGGCTGGAGGACCAGCTGTACATGATGACGGCGTACTTCGCCGCGAAGAACGTCTCCGTCCTCGGCGACTACACCTGCTACCACTACTCCAAGCGCGACGACGGCAAGAACGCGGGCTCGGCGAAGATCGTCCCGTCGGGTTATTACGACAACCTCCGTGACGTCCTCGACGTGGTGATCGCGAACACCGAGCCCGGCGCCTTCCGCGACAGTCTGCTGCGCCGCTTCTACCGGGTGGAGATGCTCGGCCGGCTCAGCGAACCCTCCGTGCTCGGCTACGAGCCCGCGTTCCTGGACGAGATGGTCGGGGCCGTGCACGCGCTGGCCGCCGACCACATCGGGGACGGCGTCCACGACGGGCTCGGCGCGCTGTCCCGGCTGCGCTCGACGCTGCTGCGGCGCAAGGACCCCGCCAAGCTGGTGGAGGCCGCCCGCCGGGCCGCCTCGGTCAAGGGCCACGCCCGGCTTGAGGGCTTCGCCTGGGAGAACGGCCGGATCGCGATCGACGTCACCGCCCGGCTGCGGCACGCCGACGGGACGCCGTTCACCCTCCTGCGCGACGAGGACCGCTACTACCTGCACCCCGATCTGCTGAAGGGGCTGCTGGAGGACGGCGAGCGGATCGAGGTCACCGACGAGGTCAAGTCCTTCCGCGCGGAGGTGCATCTGCGGGACCGCGAGACGGCGGTCGAGTGGACGTGCCCGGCGTCGTTCGAGACGCGGATCGAGGAGGTCCCGGGCGAGGAGATCCCCGCCGAGGCGGCGCAGGCCGCGGAGGCCGCGGAGGGCGCGGAGGCCGCGGAGGGCGCGGAGGCCGCGGAGGGCGAAGTCCCCGCGGCGGTCGACGTACCGGCGGCGGACGGCACTCCGGCCGAGGCCGCACCCGCCGCCGCGCCCGGGGGCGACACCCCGCCCGCCGAGGCGGCCCCGCCCGGCGGGACCGCCCGGCCGGACGCCGACCCCGCCGCGGGCACGCCCTGCGAGGTCGTACTGCGCGGCACCGCCTGGCTCGACCCGAAGCAGGTCAAGGGCCGCCCGGCGCTCACCCGGGGCATGTGGGACGTCTGGGTGCCCGTACGCGGCCTCGGGCTGAGCCGCAAGGCCCGGCTCGGCGCCGACCGCGACGCCGGGGTGGACGCGCACTGTCTGCCCGCGCTGCTCGGCTCCCCCGCCGTGCCCACCGTCCCGTACTTCACCGACCCGCACGGCAATCTCACCCTGGACGTCGACCGGCGCGGCAAGCGGCTCGGCGGCGCGCTCGCGGGGCGCCCGGCGCTGCGGATGCCCGGCGCGCGCGGCCTGGAGATCGAGCTGCCCGTCGTGGCGCTGCCCGGGACCGCCCCCTCGGTCGCCGTACTGCTGGTGCGCGGGCAGGGCGAGGACGCGCCCTGCTGCGAGCTGCCCGCGCTGGTGGAGCCGTTCGGCGGCCGGGTGCATCTGCGGGCCGGCGACCGGCTGGACCCGGCCGGGCGGGCGGCGCTGGGCGCGGGCACCTGGGCGCTGTCGGCGCGGCTCGACGGGCCGCACGGACCGGAGCTGCCCATCGGCCGGGTCCATGTCGACGCGGGCGGCAGGGTCCGGCTGTGCGACGAGCTCGGCACGGTCGACTCGGCTGTCGCCAGGACCGCGCTGGCCCAGCGCCGCAGGGCCGACCGCCGGGCCCTGGTCCACCGCTTCTCCCACCCGCTGACCCGACGGCTCAGCGCCGCCACACGGGCCCGGCTGCGCCTGCTGGCCGTCCGGCTCGGCCTGTAG
- the rfbC gene encoding dTDP-4-dehydrorhamnose 3,5-epimerase produces MRPLGIEGAFVHEPKIFPDSRGSFHEWFRAGDFRESTGHPLNLVQANCSVSGRGTLRGLHYADVPPSQAKYVKCVRGAVLDVIVDIRVGSPTFGQWEGVRLDDELHHSVYLAEGLGHAFMALTDDATVVYLCSEGYSPEREHGINPLDPGLGIEWPTGIEPLLSDKDAAAPTLAEARAQGLLPSYEDCVALYSLLRDRQP; encoded by the coding sequence GTGCGACCGCTGGGCATCGAAGGCGCATTCGTGCACGAGCCGAAGATCTTCCCGGACAGCCGGGGAAGCTTCCACGAGTGGTTCAGGGCCGGGGACTTCCGGGAGTCCACCGGCCACCCGCTGAACCTGGTGCAGGCCAACTGCTCGGTCTCCGGCCGCGGCACCCTGCGCGGCCTGCACTACGCCGACGTGCCGCCGAGCCAGGCCAAGTACGTCAAGTGCGTACGCGGCGCCGTGCTCGACGTGATCGTGGACATCCGGGTCGGCTCGCCCACCTTCGGCCAGTGGGAGGGCGTCCGGCTGGACGACGAACTCCACCACTCCGTGTATCTGGCCGAGGGGCTGGGCCATGCCTTCATGGCGCTGACCGACGACGCGACCGTCGTCTACCTGTGCTCCGAGGGGTACTCCCCCGAACGTGAGCACGGAATCAACCCGCTCGACCCCGGTCTCGGCATCGAATGGCCCACGGGCATCGAGCCGCTGCTCTCCGACAAGGACGCCGCCGCGCCCACCCTGGCCGAGGCACGGGCCCAGGGCCTGCTGCCGTCCTACGAGGACTGCGTGGCGCTTTACTCACTTCTGCGTGATCGTCAACCCTGA
- a CDS encoding class I SAM-dependent methyltransferase encodes MRRHDFLRRLHKVYKPRNYLEIGVNDGRSLTLSRVPTVAIDPAFKVVTSISCDVHLVKATSDAFFTRKDPLLHLRPGRNPFRALARRDPLALVGDPKLELSFIDGMHLFEYALRDFMNVEKHSRWSSVIVLDDMLPRNVDEAARDRHTGDWTGDVFKVAQVLRRHRPDLLVVDVDSAPTGVVVIFGADPDSTVLRDNYDAILEEYITADPQEIPDEILVRKNAVDPEILLNADFWPALARARNLRRPRSAFAGLRKQIEAVTG; translated from the coding sequence GTGCGACGTCATGACTTCCTGCGCAGGCTGCACAAGGTCTACAAGCCACGCAACTACCTGGAGATCGGGGTCAACGACGGGCGCAGTCTGACCCTCTCGCGAGTCCCGACCGTGGCCATCGACCCCGCGTTCAAGGTCGTCACGTCGATCAGCTGCGATGTGCACCTGGTGAAGGCCACCAGCGACGCCTTCTTCACCCGCAAGGACCCGCTGCTGCACCTGCGCCCGGGCCGCAACCCGTTCCGCGCGCTGGCCCGCAGGGACCCGCTGGCGCTGGTCGGCGACCCGAAGCTGGAGCTGTCCTTCATCGACGGCATGCACCTCTTCGAGTACGCGCTGCGCGACTTCATGAACGTCGAGAAGCACTCCCGCTGGTCCAGCGTGATCGTGCTGGACGACATGCTGCCGCGCAACGTCGACGAGGCGGCCCGCGACCGGCACACCGGCGACTGGACCGGCGATGTCTTCAAGGTCGCCCAGGTGCTGCGGCGCCACCGCCCCGACCTGCTGGTGGTCGACGTGGACTCCGCCCCGACCGGTGTCGTGGTGATCTTCGGCGCCGACCCGGACAGCACGGTGCTGCGGGACAACTACGACGCCATCCTGGAGGAGTACATCACTGCGGACCCGCAGGAGATCCCGGACGAGATCCTGGTCCGCAAGAACGCGGTCGACCCCGAGATCCTGCTGAACGCGGACTTCTGGCCCGCGCTGGCCCGCGCCCGCAATCTGCGCCGCCCGCGCTCGGCCTTCGCGGGGCTGCGCAAGCAGATCGAGGCCGTGACCGGCTGA